Sequence from the Echinimonas agarilytica genome:
ACGCGCCAAGAATGGGGAGTTCGGAGCCTATCTAAATAGCTTAATTTCGGGATGAATTGTTGATGTAATTATGCCGATGCTCCCCTTTATTTTATAACTCAGTCGCTCAAATTATTGATTTTGAGCTACTTTAAATGCATGGAATGCAAATGCCGCTCTCACATGTTGCGGTTGTTAAAGCACGATGGCTCGTGACAGTGGTAACTTACTGTTTCTGGGTACGGTAAATACTAAAATTGCTTGTGGTAGGGATGATCCTGCTTGGCGTTTAATGAAAGCAATATAAAGACTTGTAGCTATTATGGATTTGTTGAAGAAGTATTGCCGCGGTGCGGCCTTGTTAGTGTCTCTCTCAGGTATAGTTGTGTCTTCAGCTGTGCTTGCCGCCAATCCGACTCCCGCTCAGATGGAGCAATTTAAACGACTTCCACCTGCGCAGCAGCAACAGCTGGCTAAATCCTACGGCATAGACGTATCCCAGCTTACTGGCGCTCAAAGTACTCGTATTGAAGAGCCAGAATTACCTCCTGTGCAAGCACGCGAAATTCCCCAGCCGTCCAGATCAGACATTACATCTGAGCAAGCCATAGAACCTGAACTCCAGCGTTTTGGCTATAGCTTGTTTGCGGGCACTCCTAGCACATTTGCTCAGGTGGCTAACGTACCCGTTCCTACCAATTATTTGTTAGGCCCTGGTGACATTATTAAGGTGCAGTTATTTGGCAAAACAAACGAGCAGTTGGAACTTCAGGTCGACCGAGACGGGAATATCGATTTTCCAGAATTAGGCCCTGTGTCCATTGCGGGTAGCTCCTTTAGTGAGGCGCGTCAGACCATTGCTAAACGCGTTGAAGAGCAGATGATCGGCGTGCGAAGCAGTATCACCATGGGCGAGCTTCGCTCTATCCAAGTGTTTGTGCTCGGCGATGCATATACTCCGGGGCTCTACACCGTGAGTGCCTTATCCAATATTTCACATGCGCTTTATTTGTCTGGTGGCATTGCTGAAACTGGCTCATTGCGCCGAATTCAACTCAAGCGTAATGGTCAATTGGTCAGTGAGCTGGACCTCTATGATCTGTTGCTTAAGGGCGATACAACTGATGACGCGCGCTTATTGCCTGGCGATGTGGTGTTTATTCCGCCATCAAGTGGTTCTGTGACGATTGATGGTGAAATTCGGCGCCCAGCTATTTACGAACTTAAAAACGGTGAAACCGTGGCAGATGCTGTTCGCATGGCCGGAGGGTTATTGCCAAACGCTTATCCTCGCAAAAGTGTACTCACAGGGTATGACAGCCGTAAGGTTCAGCAGGTCGTAAGCTTGGATTTGACAAAGCCGTCTGCGCTGTCGCATCAGCTCTCAGGTGGCGACTATATTGAAGTTCGCTCAGCGAAAAAAGGCCTAGAGAACGGTATTTTGCTGATGGGAGCCGCTGCCCACCCGGGCTACCATGCTTGGTCTCAAGGGATGAGAGTGTCGAACCTTTTGCCCTCATTTGAATCGAGCGTATTGCCATCCACTGACTTGGATTATGCGCTGGTTATTTCAGAGGCGGCTGACGGTGGGAAGGTGACGGTTCAAAACGTGAATCTGGCAAAAGCCATGTCGCGTCCTAATAGCGCTGATGACATCAGACTCAGCAACAAAGACCGCGTGATTTTGTTCAATCGCTTTAACCTCGGAGCATCCGATGACAGTTTTGAAGGCGTCATTCTTGCGGATGATGCTCGATTCTTACAAGCACTCCAAGCACAAGAAAAAAGTGAACGCGAGAGCTCTACACAGCATACTACACAGCATACTATGCAGGACAAAACTAGTAGTGAAGTCATCGGAGAGGCCTCGGCGGGTAAAGGAGACCGAGGCTATCGAATCGTTGAAAACGTTGTGGTTTCGGCCCGATCTTATGAGCTTTTGCAGCTTCATAACGCCAGCCCTGCAGAGCGGAGGAAGCTATTAAACGCGGCCAAGACATTTAGTCGCGGGGAGTTGCTTAGCTTAGTCATCGTGCGTTTAAAACAACAGGCTACCGCGGGTGAATTAGCCAAGTTAGTGCAGGTAGGCGGAGCGGTGAAAGCTCCAGGAATATACCCGCTTTCCGAAGGCGCCCGTTTGGTTGATATGATTGCTGCAGCGGGCGGCATGGTTGAATCTGCTGATGTGAATAAAGCAGAAATTACTCGCCTCCATTTAATCAATGGTAACGAAGTGGAGTCACTTCACTTCTCGGTCAATATTGCTGATGCCTACTTGGGGCCCAAGCAAAGTAATCCGCTAATTCAGCCTAAAGATGTGGTCAATGTCATGACCGTACCGGGTTGGCAGAGTAATCCTGTGGTGACCATCAGAGGTGAAGTGAAGTATCCAGGTACTTATACCATCAAGCGTGGTGAGACTTTAATGGATGTGATCGCGCGAGTTGGAGGGTTTACTCAGTTTGCATCCGTTGAAGGGGCTGTGTTCACCCGAGAGACGATTAAAGAACGCGAGAAACAACAGCTCGAGCAAATGGGAGAGCAGCTTCGTAAACAATTAGCGGGGATTGCACTTCGGACCCATAAAGGGTCGAATGTATCGCTTTTGAGTGACTACGAAACCATGCAACAACTCATTGCTGATATTTCAGCTACTGATCCTGTTGGACGCCTCGTACTTGATATGTCTGCTATGATTTCGGGTGACCAATCGCATAATGTCGCATTAGAGAATGGTGATGTGCTGGTTGTCCCACCAAAGCGTAATTCGGTCAGTGTGATTGGCGAAGTTCAAGTTGAAACCACTCATTTCTATAGTGCTGGCATGAGCATGAATGATTATATTCTTAGAAGTGGTGGGCTTAGAGAGCAAGCTGACGACGAACGTATTTATGTTATTAAAGCAAACGGTGAGGTATTGCTTCCTCAAAGCGGTCATTGGTTTGCGTCAACAGATGCTGATATTTCTCCGGGCGATACCGTGGTTGTGCCGTTAAATGTTGAATACATGGATAACCTAACATTGTGGAGCACTGTGACTGGCATCGTATATAATACAGCGGTTGCGATTGCTGCTATTTCGGGGATTTAATGTAGATGACCGAAAATCAAAACATGCAGAGTCAACAGCCACTGCCTCAGCAAACACTACAAGGCCAATATGCTTGGCAGGACTCGCGCGCAGAAGATGAAATTGATTTGCGTGAGCTGTGGAGTGCAATCTGGCAAGGCAAATGGTTAATTATCGCAGTTACCTTTGTCTTTGCTGCGGCTGGAGTACTTTATGCTTTAGCCCAACCTAATGAATATAAAGCTGAAGCATTGCTGGCGCCAGTGAGCGAATCTGGCGGCGGAATGGGTGGAATGGGACAATTGGGTGGCCTTGCGAGTTTAGCGGGCATTAGTTTGGGCGGTGGCGGTGGCGATAACAAAGCTCTTCTCGCTCAACAGGTGTTAAAGTCCCGTAAGTTTGTTGCAAGCTTTATTGAACGAAGAAACATTCTAGTTCCACTGATGGCCGCGAAAGGCTGGAATTTGGAAACAGACTCGTTAGTGTTAGATCCTAGTGTATATGACGAGCAATCTAAGGTTTGGCTGAGGGAAGTTCAATTACCAAAAACACCAGAACCATCAGCATGGCAAGCACATAAAGCGTTTACTTCACGATTGCAAATTTCTGAAGACAAAGCTTCTGGCTATGTGACCCTTGGTTTTGAATTTTATTCACCCACATTGGCCAAACAATGGGTTGATTGGCTTGTGGTGGATATTAACAATCATATTCGCGCGCTCGATACAGAAGAAGCAAAACGCTCTATCGATTTCTTAGCCGAAAAACTCAAAGAAACGTCTTATGCTGAAATGCAAAAAATATTCTTTCAGTTGGTTGAAGAGCAAACAAAAACGATTATGCTGGCCGAGGTTCGGGATGAATACGTGTTTAAAACGGTAGACCCAGCAGTCATTGCAGAAGAAAAGTCGAAGCCAAAACGGGCTTTAATCTGCATTTTGGCTACACTTCTAGGCGGCATGTTAGCGGTTGGTATTGTTTTAATTCGTTACGCATTTAGCGACAAAAAATGACCGCGAAAACCTGACCAATGAGCAAATGGTTTTGATGTTTTGCTTATGTTTTACTTTTGAGAACTGTCTAAAGGATTAGACAGTATAAGCTTTGGAGCTTTATGAACACTGTTTTTGTTGTGTTGATGATTGCAATTGCTGCATCGTTTGTCTGTATTCAGGCATTACGGCCTTTTGCTGTTCGTGTAGGTTTGGTTGATGTTCCTAATCAGCGTAAGCGTCATCAAGGAACCGTCCCCCTTATCGGCGGGCTTGCGCTCTATGCTTCGGTGGCAATTTGCAGTGTAATGTTACCCGCGGAAGTACAGCGTATTAAGCTATGGTTAGTGTGCTCAGGCATTTTAGTTGTCATTGGCGCATTGGATGACAAGTTTGATGTACCCGCGACGGCTCGATTATCGATTCAAACTTTGGTTTCTCTCGCGATGATGATTGGTACAGGCCTGAGCTTGAGTTACTTTGGCGATATTGTCGGCCTTGGGAACATAGAGCTCGGATTTTTAGCGGTGCCTGTGACAGTGTTAGCCATTGTGACGGCAATCAATGCGTTCAATATGGTGGATGGAATTGATGGGTTACTGGGCGTGCATTCACTGGTCGCGGTTGGCGGCATTGTAAGTTTAATGCTCTTTTCTGGCGGGCATCCATTTTTACCCGTTGCGGTGGCAATTGTTGGTGCACTGATCCCTTATCTTACCTTCAACCTGTGCTTTACAAGTGCTAGCGGTAAAAAGATATTTATGGGTGACGCGGGAAGCATGTTGATAGGTTTTGCGGTTGTGTGGTTATTGATTGAATCCACACATGGCGACAATATTAGCTTCCGGCCCATTACAGCGGTGTGGCTTATTGCATTACCATTGATGGACTCAGTTTCAACCATTATGCGTCGCATCCGAAAGAAGCAGAGCCCGTTTAAGCCAGACCGCACACATTTGCATCATTTGTTTCAACGAATGGGCTTCACCGGTCGCCAAGCGCTTGTGATTATAGGATTCATGGCACTCGCTATTGGTACTGTGGGGGTTGTTGGCGAATTGCTTGCTGTGCCTGAGTGGATCATGTTCTGTTCGTTCATTGCTTTATTTCTAGCTTATGACTACACATTTGGGCGTCATGCGTGGAAGTTAGTGCGTTACGTCAAACGTCGTCTTCATTAAATTAATTTCACGCGCTTGTTCTTATTCAAGAGCCTTGCAGTGGTACGCACTGCAAGGCTCGAATGTTCTCGTCATTTCTCATCTCTCATTTCTGTATTTATTGTATTGATGCTGTCAATCCAGAACCATTGCGCTAGCGCAATGGTCATCTAACTGTTGTTGGAAAGATTCAAGGCTTATGTGTGATGTTAGTTACCCAGTGCGGAGATGGGCAGCCCGGTTTGTTTGGAAGCTCTTGAATATTCCTCGTATAAAGGGGGGAATCTATATTTGTGCTCCAAGTGAAGGAACATATTTAAAGGTCATGCAAACGGAAAGAATTGTGCTCATACAAAAATGCCGTTCATGGTCAGAACGGCATTTAATTCGAGTTGAAATTCTAGCTGAGGTATTTAGGCTTTAGGTATCCAAGCTCTTAACTTCATGATGATATCTGTGTGCTGTTTTGCGTTACTCGTTGCAAGGTTGGTACGCTCGCCTGGATCGTTTGAAGTGTCGTACAGCTCGATACCACCTGTTTTGTATTGAATGAAATTCCACTGTTTATAACGAACTGAATTGTTGCCCTTGTTATAAGTAATAATCGCAGGCTTTTCCCATTGAGCGTTCGGGTTTTTCATGAGCTTAACAAGGCTATTGCCCTCTAGCTTTTCTGACGTTGAAAGATCCATGAGCTCCATTAACGTAGGCCACACATCAAGTAACGATACATGATCTTCCACGATCACAGGGGCGAGGCCAGGGGCCTTGATTATGAACGGTGTGTTAGTGCCTTTGCTCCAAAGAGAAAACTTCTCCCATCGGAGTTTTTGACCCCATTGCCAACCATGATCACCCCAGAGAACAACAATGGTGTTGTCATTGTGTGGGCTCGCTTCAAGCGCATCGAGCATGACGCCAATGGCAGCATCAGCAAAGCTGGTTGATGCTAAATATGCTTGTATCGCGCGTTTCCATTCCTCGGGCTGACTGATAATTTTCTCAGCCATAGGGGAAGAAAAATTGCGCTTAGCATAATTGGACAAATCTTGAATATCTTCGTGTGGATCCAATGGCAACTCAATGTCTTCAATCGGATACAAGTCAAAAAATTCACGAGGCGCTAGTTGAGGAGAGTGAGGACGAAAGATCCCGCATGATAGAAAAAATGGTTTCTCATGAGATGCGGGAGAGTTCATAAAGTTGGCACAGTACTGAGCGGTTTCAAAATCGCCAGTTTTTTCTTTGGGAGTATCAATCGGCCCCCAAACGGCAAATTGATTGAGGTAGCGGCCAAACTCTTTGCCATTGTATTGCGTTTCGCCATTTAACCATTTTGCGTTGCCTTTGGCGTCTTTATAGTCGCCGTGACCTGAAGTGCCTGTTCTTACTTTCGCTTGATGTGTCCACGAACGATCATCGGAGTATTTATTCGGTTCATCATGCTTCCCTCGAGGGTGATGAAACACTTTTCCTGCTGCAATGCTGTTGTAACCTTGTTGCTGCAAGTACGCTGGCAGTGTCACCATATCTTCGTTGCCTGCAATATTTCTAAAGTTTCCAGCATTGGTGTACTGCTTGGTCGTTTCTGGACGCTTTCCCGTTAGTATTGCCACTCGTGAAGGATTACAAGCAGGGACGACTGCGTGTCCGTTTTGAAATTGAGTGCCTTGAGCTGCCAATTTGTCGATGTTAGGCGTAATGGCTTTGCCGCCCCAAGCGCCGACTTCATTGTTTAAGTCGTCCACCGCAATCATTAATACATTGTAGGGCTTCTCGGCCGACATAGCCGAGAAGGGAGCAGTGATCAAGGCCGTTGCAACTGTTACTGCGCCGAGACTTTTTTTCATAAGGTGTTTCATACTTCTAGGCCTTTAGTCGTTAGTGTCAACCATCTTGGTTTTCTTAAATTTTGCATAAGCAGGATCGCCGCCGTATAGTTTTGATGCCTCGTTCCACTCGCGATTGTGAGTGGGTAAATAATTGCGCATCTTCGCGATATCTGCGGCGTAAGGAGCGAGCTTGGCAGGTTGGCCCGCTAAGTTTTCCCATTCGTACGGATCCACGCTATGGTCATAAAACTCTTCTGTGCCATTGGCATATTGAATGAGGCGTAACTGCTTGTATCGAACTGCGTGGTTCTTGTAACCTTGCGTCGTCAATGCTGGTGTATGCCAAGATGCATTCGCATTCTCGAGCAATGGAATTAGGTTTTCACCTTCTACGTAATTAGGTGCATCCAACCCACTAATATTCGCCATGGTTTGCCATATGCTTTGCAGATCTACAGGGGTTTCTGTGGCGCTGTTCGGAGTCGTCACTCCTGGAACAACCCATATGTAAGGCGTACGAGTCGCTTCTTCCCATAGCGCAAATTTGCGCCAGCGGTGTTTTTCTCCCAAGTGCCAGCCATGATCTCCCCACAACACAATCATGGTGTTGTCTTTATTCGGGCCATTTTCCAACGCTTCGAGTACACGCCCAACCTGAGCATCAGCATATGTCACCGACGCTAAGTAAGCTCGAATTGCACGTTTCCAGCCTCCTTCTTTTAAAATCATGGTGTGTTCGACAGCAGGCTTATTTTTTCCTTTCGGAAGGTCAGCTAAGTCATCTTCTTTGTAGGGAGGAAGCTCAATGCTTTGTTCCGGGTACATTTCGAAATACTTTTTAGGGACAGCCCATGGCAGATGCGGTCTAAAGATTCCCACAGACATGAAAAACGGTTGTTCATGTGTTTTCGACAGCTCTGCTGATGCCCAGCGAGCAACGTGGTAGTCATTGAGCACGTCATCTCCGCCAGCAAGTTCTGAAATTGGTAATTTGCCGATTTTATAGCGATTATTTTTCTCGGGGCCTCTAGCATCGACTTCCGCTTGCTCTTCAGTCGAGAGCGAAAATGTTTCTGGGTGCTTGTTTTGAAAGTAGTAGTAGTCCCATTCTTCCAGTCGAGCAACGGAATCTTTATGGAATATCTTGCCACCACCTAGCGTTTTGTAACCGTTTGCTTTGAAAAATGCTGGCAACGAGCGATGAGGCCCAACTACTGAGCGCCAATCACGTCCATTTGAGTAAACGCCAGATGTACTCGGGCGTAACCCCGTCATCATAGCTGAACGCGTAGCGTTGCAAATTGCCGCCGGCGCGTAGGCGCGTTGAAAGCTCATACCTTTCGACGCTAAGGCATCGATATTTGGCGTTTTTACTTGCTGATTGCGGTTAAGATTACCCACCCAATGGTTTAAGTCGTCCACAGCAATCATCAAGATATTCATAGGTTTCTGAGAACTTGATTGAGCTTCAGTAGCGGCATGAACTGGTGAAGAAAGCCAAGTCGAAACCAAAGTAACGCACGTGAGTGCAAGTGCTCGGTGCTTGTTCTGATGATTGAAAAGCCAGCGTTCAGTTCTTTTCATTCTTAAATTGCTCTGTCGTGTCGAAGCCCAAAAGATGGCTTAGTAGAACTCACAATACGAGATAGCTAAATGGAATAATTGGTTAGTCGATTGCGGTACTCGGCTAAGTCATCACAACTGTGCGCTGCGCCACCTGAGCTCGCAAGGTTCTTATTTGTTAAGTAACTCTATTAGAACGACAGACTCTCGTAAATAGGGGGTAAACCGTCGTTTCTTTGCTTCAGGCACTGTTGTAACGGTCATTGGCGGGACGTATAGGGGGTGGAATACTAAGTTGTTATCAAGCGAGCCGATGGACGACTCGCCAGATGCCTTGAAGGTTATCGGCGATGAGTTTGAATGTCACTAAAAAACTCAAAGGTTTGAACGATATGGGTGTGCCAATACTCCCAGCTATGTTC
This genomic interval carries:
- a CDS encoding sulfatase, encoding MKKSLGAVTVATALITAPFSAMSAEKPYNVLMIAVDDLNNEVGAWGGKAITPNIDKLAAQGTQFQNGHAVVPACNPSRVAILTGKRPETTKQYTNAGNFRNIAGNEDMVTLPAYLQQQGYNSIAAGKVFHHPRGKHDEPNKYSDDRSWTHQAKVRTGTSGHGDYKDAKGNAKWLNGETQYNGKEFGRYLNQFAVWGPIDTPKEKTGDFETAQYCANFMNSPASHEKPFFLSCGIFRPHSPQLAPREFFDLYPIEDIELPLDPHEDIQDLSNYAKRNFSSPMAEKIISQPEEWKRAIQAYLASTSFADAAIGVMLDALEASPHNDNTIVVLWGDHGWQWGQKLRWEKFSLWSKGTNTPFIIKAPGLAPVIVEDHVSLLDVWPTLMELMDLSTSEKLEGNSLVKLMKNPNAQWEKPAIITYNKGNNSVRYKQWNFIQYKTGGIELYDTSNDPGERTNLATSNAKQHTDIIMKLRAWIPKA
- a CDS encoding SLBB domain-containing protein gives rise to the protein MDLLKKYCRGAALLVSLSGIVVSSAVLAANPTPAQMEQFKRLPPAQQQQLAKSYGIDVSQLTGAQSTRIEEPELPPVQAREIPQPSRSDITSEQAIEPELQRFGYSLFAGTPSTFAQVANVPVPTNYLLGPGDIIKVQLFGKTNEQLELQVDRDGNIDFPELGPVSIAGSSFSEARQTIAKRVEEQMIGVRSSITMGELRSIQVFVLGDAYTPGLYTVSALSNISHALYLSGGIAETGSLRRIQLKRNGQLVSELDLYDLLLKGDTTDDARLLPGDVVFIPPSSGSVTIDGEIRRPAIYELKNGETVADAVRMAGGLLPNAYPRKSVLTGYDSRKVQQVVSLDLTKPSALSHQLSGGDYIEVRSAKKGLENGILLMGAAAHPGYHAWSQGMRVSNLLPSFESSVLPSTDLDYALVISEAADGGKVTVQNVNLAKAMSRPNSADDIRLSNKDRVILFNRFNLGASDDSFEGVILADDARFLQALQAQEKSERESSTQHTTQHTMQDKTSSEVIGEASAGKGDRGYRIVENVVVSARSYELLQLHNASPAERRKLLNAAKTFSRGELLSLVIVRLKQQATAGELAKLVQVGGAVKAPGIYPLSEGARLVDMIAAAGGMVESADVNKAEITRLHLINGNEVESLHFSVNIADAYLGPKQSNPLIQPKDVVNVMTVPGWQSNPVVTIRGEVKYPGTYTIKRGETLMDVIARVGGFTQFASVEGAVFTRETIKEREKQQLEQMGEQLRKQLAGIALRTHKGSNVSLLSDYETMQQLIADISATDPVGRLVLDMSAMISGDQSHNVALENGDVLVVPPKRNSVSVIGEVQVETTHFYSAGMSMNDYILRSGGLREQADDERIYVIKANGEVLLPQSGHWFASTDADISPGDTVVVPLNVEYMDNLTLWSTVTGIVYNTAVAIAAISGI
- the wecA gene encoding UDP-N-acetylglucosamine--undecaprenyl-phosphate N-acetylglucosaminephosphotransferase, which produces MNTVFVVLMIAIAASFVCIQALRPFAVRVGLVDVPNQRKRHQGTVPLIGGLALYASVAICSVMLPAEVQRIKLWLVCSGILVVIGALDDKFDVPATARLSIQTLVSLAMMIGTGLSLSYFGDIVGLGNIELGFLAVPVTVLAIVTAINAFNMVDGIDGLLGVHSLVAVGGIVSLMLFSGGHPFLPVAVAIVGALIPYLTFNLCFTSASGKKIFMGDAGSMLIGFAVVWLLIESTHGDNISFRPITAVWLIALPLMDSVSTIMRRIRKKQSPFKPDRTHLHHLFQRMGFTGRQALVIIGFMALAIGTVGVVGELLAVPEWIMFCSFIALFLAYDYTFGRHAWKLVRYVKRRLH
- a CDS encoding Wzz/FepE/Etk N-terminal domain-containing protein, with product MTENQNMQSQQPLPQQTLQGQYAWQDSRAEDEIDLRELWSAIWQGKWLIIAVTFVFAAAGVLYALAQPNEYKAEALLAPVSESGGGMGGMGQLGGLASLAGISLGGGGGDNKALLAQQVLKSRKFVASFIERRNILVPLMAAKGWNLETDSLVLDPSVYDEQSKVWLREVQLPKTPEPSAWQAHKAFTSRLQISEDKASGYVTLGFEFYSPTLAKQWVDWLVVDINNHIRALDTEEAKRSIDFLAEKLKETSYAEMQKIFFQLVEEQTKTIMLAEVRDEYVFKTVDPAVIAEEKSKPKRALICILATLLGGMLAVGIVLIRYAFSDKK
- a CDS encoding sulfatase; the protein is MKRTERWLFNHQNKHRALALTCVTLVSTWLSSPVHAATEAQSSSQKPMNILMIAVDDLNHWVGNLNRNQQVKTPNIDALASKGMSFQRAYAPAAICNATRSAMMTGLRPSTSGVYSNGRDWRSVVGPHRSLPAFFKANGYKTLGGGKIFHKDSVARLEEWDYYYFQNKHPETFSLSTEEQAEVDARGPEKNNRYKIGKLPISELAGGDDVLNDYHVARWASAELSKTHEQPFFMSVGIFRPHLPWAVPKKYFEMYPEQSIELPPYKEDDLADLPKGKNKPAVEHTMILKEGGWKRAIRAYLASVTYADAQVGRVLEALENGPNKDNTMIVLWGDHGWHLGEKHRWRKFALWEEATRTPYIWVVPGVTTPNSATETPVDLQSIWQTMANISGLDAPNYVEGENLIPLLENANASWHTPALTTQGYKNHAVRYKQLRLIQYANGTEEFYDHSVDPYEWENLAGQPAKLAPYAADIAKMRNYLPTHNREWNEASKLYGGDPAYAKFKKTKMVDTND